A region from the Acomys russatus chromosome 20, mAcoRus1.1, whole genome shotgun sequence genome encodes:
- the C20H18orf21 gene encoding UPF0711 protein C18orf21 homolog isoform X2 gives MRQKYYIEAAARGLVESCPGQARYLLWAYSSSHEENSTFQETCPYCFQLLVLNNSRVRLKPKAKLTPKIQKLLNREAGNHVLSFKEAKLLRKYKDSASVLNTGVWTVNTHLLLKEREQKKETLLSTKNAAQSERI, from the exons ATGCGGCAAAAGTACTACATCGAAGCGGCTGCTCGGGGTCTGGTGGAAAGCTGCCCGGGCCAGGCCCGCTACCTCCT CTGGGCCTACAGTTCGTCACACG aGGAAAACAGCACTTTTCAAGAAACATGTCCATACTGCTTCCAATTGTTGGTTCTGAATAACTCTAGAGTGCGCCTCAAACCCAAAGCCAAATTGACACCTAAGATACAGAAACTTCTTAATCGAGAAGCAGGAAATCATGTACTCAGTTTTAAGGAAGCAAAACTGTTGAGAAAGTACAAGGACTCTGCAAGTGTGCTG AACACCGGCGTCTGGACAGTCAACACCCATTTGCTCCTCAAGGAACGggagcaaaagaaagaaacacttctCTCAACTAAAAACGCTGCTCAGTCAGAGCGCATCTGA
- the C20H18orf21 gene encoding UPF0711 protein C18orf21 homolog isoform X1, with amino-acid sequence MRQKYYIEAAARGLVESCPGQARYLLWAYSSSHEENSTFQETCPYCFQLLVLNNSRVRLKPKAKLTPKIQKLLNREAGNHVLSFKEAKLLRKYKDSASVLLITCRTCNRTVKHHGKSRSFLSAMKSNAATATSKANPKTPKRKAPGFTNLSQNMSGSKGKSPSSVIRTPASGQSTPICSSRNGSKRKKHFSQLKTLLSQSASEKSPKLDFRHFLSSL; translated from the exons ATGCGGCAAAAGTACTACATCGAAGCGGCTGCTCGGGGTCTGGTGGAAAGCTGCCCGGGCCAGGCCCGCTACCTCCT CTGGGCCTACAGTTCGTCACACG aGGAAAACAGCACTTTTCAAGAAACATGTCCATACTGCTTCCAATTGTTGGTTCTGAATAACTCTAGAGTGCGCCTCAAACCCAAAGCCAAATTGACACCTAAGATACAGAAACTTCTTAATCGAGAAGCAGGAAATCATGTACTCAGTTTTAAGGAAGCAAAACTGTTGAGAAAGTACAAGGACTCTGCAAGTGTGCTG CTGATTACCTGTAGAACATGCAACAGGACAGTGAAACACCATGGTAAGAGTAGAAGCTTTCTGTCAGCAATGAAGAGCAATGCTGCCACTGCTACAAGCAAAGCCAACCCCAAGACACCAAAGAGAAAGGCTCCAGGCTTTACAAACCTCTCTCAAAATATGTCCGGTTCCAAAGGCAAGAGCCCCTCCTCAGTTATCAG AACACCGGCGTCTGGACAGTCAACACCCATTTGCTCCTCAAGGAACGggagcaaaagaaagaaacacttctCTCAACTAAAAACGCTGCTCAGTCAGAGCGCATCTGAGAAGAGCCCAAAGCTGGACTTCAGGCACTTCTTATCTTCCCTGTGA